The genomic region GTCACACTATTCATTCAGAAGAATGGCTCTTAATGCAAGCAATTACCATTTTCTGGCTTGTTATGAAGAGGAGCAAAGCTGCTTAGAAACAGAGTCGTCTGAGAGGAGCAGTTGAGTCAATATGCTGAGGTTGTCCTCCGTGCATGGATAGGCAGGCAGGCTGTTGTGGCAGCTTGTAACATGGCCGGTCTATTTTCGGCATGCTTCCTTGTAGCAGTTACTCAGCATGCAGGCTCCTCTCACGTCATAATTGAGGGAAAAATGGAAACCCATGGCAACTAATGCAGGGGTTGAACCATGTCCATTCTGGCAAGGCAGAGGATTCAGCAGGTGGCAGATTTAGCGTTAACACTCTCTTTAGCTCTGTCTGCATTTCTTTTGGTTTGTGCTTGTGCATTCACAGGAAAGGCAGGGGCTGTTTGTGTTGACCTGTCACTGATACGAGGTGATGAAGTGATTGAGGAAGTGCTGCAGAATATTTGCTAGTCGCACTTCCTTCATCTTTCTGTGGTGGTTTTTGCTGTGCAAGGCTGAATGCGGTTGTGACCTGGCTTGTTGCTGTAGCAGGTCATGAAAGCTTAATGAAACGTAAATGAAACAGAGTGTGAAGGagcctgtgtttttgttcttgttgttgcATGTTGGAGCATGCATGTTAAATTCTGCATATCACCTGAACCCGTATTTCCACTTCATTCTTAATCCAGCACATTCATCTGTCACACAcgtcaccttttttttcttgcgGGGTGCCTAAACTATTTTAAGCCAATCTTTTCTCTACAGGAAATCAGAGGGCACCCCTACGGGGCTCCAGGAAATTAACGGGGGAGTCAGTTGTTATGCTGCCAGTCGTCTTTCTCACTGTTGTGTAATTAAGTCTAATCCCAGGACCTTGTTGTTGTGTGGGTGTTGCAAATTACTTTCTCTGCCAGCATTCAAAACCACTTTTAGTTGTCTTGTTTCTGTTACCACATGCTGAGTCTCTAAGCTTTTTTTAGTCTGCCGTGATGTTCGTCATTTATTTCTGTGCAGTTTTCACAACACTCCAGTCTTTAAAGCATATGGTGGGTTGACAGTCTCTCACAGCTCTTCTTCTCATGTCTGCAGAATAAAGTGGTGGATGTCGACAACCTCAAAGTCAAACTCCAGGTGAGAACGCGGACATTTTCTCAAGATCTGAGTGTACATTACAGcaccaaatgacaaatcatgTCATGCGTCTGTCAGCTGTTGACCTACATATTGACTCAACTGGTAGATCATGCAGAATCAAAAATAATCTGAAGAGTGATTTACAAATAATGGTTGATCTAAATATGCTTTATACTCACTTGAATGTCATTGTTAGCGTTGCCAATCTGATCAAAGCCCGATATTGTAGTAATATGAGCAACTGTGCAGGGTTATGTGCcaactgaaagctgtccatctaAGTTACATTCCTGTCAATCATCATAACCACAAGGCTACTTAGTTTACGTTCTAGCACGACCAgtttaactgtttttattctCTATGACCAGATCTACCTTATCTATGTGGGATAAGTAACTAAATTACCAAGATGTTCATTAATTAGAAATtatatgtttcatttgtgtgaAACAACTAACAGTTCAGGCAGGACAACTTAAGccaaataaaactttatttccatttgcaatcataaatttggcagtatggctctgttctgtggcctctctgcctttccaaGGCCTATGTGGAATGTctgaaggcagagagagcacacctctctgcccttccacgtgcctacatggaaagcctaaggggttatacacatgccgcgtctttaactgcctggaaaacgcgaggtcAATTGCTGGGCgttacttttgtgcctttttgtgccagctttcaagagcgctgtggcaggttgcatctgaggctGCTAAGCAAActtaacaagcactgtatcatagcctgttgacctgaaatcctgagtgcagagctgatcttcttccaagCGCTGTTTAGAAGTGTGTAGGCCTGtcatctgtgggacagatgtaaagctctgggtaacCCTGttctaaaatgatcaacttttccatgtttacagactgatatttacagaagaaggtaaaggtatctgtcggctgtgattggttgttcctcatcacatgacatgccgTGGGCACTGCTACATTCCAAAAGTTAAACTTGGGGCACTCTGGCATTTGAGTGTGCCTGCTGcccatctacattgaaaacaattaatttgagggcgcaaaaaaattgcagcatgtgtacagtccctaaggcagagagagcaatcctccctgcccttccatgcgcctacatggaaaacctaaggcagggagagcaaactgcaaagacccccgggaacagaacagagcagcatcaatgacaaacagaaatgacattgataagtcagacacagtatgaaaaggaggagctggggtggaggcacattgcaaagcagcttgcagaggaagcagcaacagtaggcaggccagagcagtttaaatagggcaccctggaTGAGATTAACCAATTGGTttcatagaaaggaatcatgtgatctatcagctgactcccttccatctaTCAGcagctccatcagttgattgggctgtttcaGATCAGcttgatgtagctgggatgtgagctgagcttgacatcgtgtcctgcctgaactaacgctatgctcaatttagGGGCTACAGAAGTAAATTGTGCTAAAGCAGCTAGCATCTGACTCACCTGACCATCATGTTTGAAGCAGCTAAAATGGCTCTGTTGCTTTGACAGTTTATGTTTTagctgttttctttaaaataataCAGCTTATTTTTGTTCTATGTTAAAATAACACCAGATCCTGACTCAACTGACTAAATATATAGTTTTTATATTTCGGCTTTGTAAGGTGGTAGGCTATAATGGTATGTTTCTGCTTTTGGCTGCGGAGAATTTGCAGTGTGGACTGTTCAGGATGTTCAGTTTTCCCACATTAGCTGCTGTGTAATTATGTGGTTTATTACGCAGATCTGGGATACAGCTGGCCAAGAGAGATTCCGAAGCGTAACGCACGCCTACTACAGAGATGCCCAGGGTGACCTTTCCTTTTTATATTTCACTTCCTCATGCTCgctatactgtgtgtgtgttagtgtgtgggAGCGGGTGGTGTAGGTAAGGGTTGCCACCTGGCTGAgatgtttactttttattattgtgcatagaaagtgtgtgtgtaggtgtcaatgtgtgtgttgcatAAGACAGTGTGCAGAAAACAATAAAGGTGTTCTGTTTCCTTTCACAGCGTTACTTCTGCTTTATGATATCACCAGCAAGATGTCGTTTGACAATATCAGGGTAAGGCTGGATCAAATTACTTTTCCCTcccactctctttctctttctctcttctcttttcattttcacttcctAAAACCCTCTCAAGCTGAACGCCTCACTCTGTCTGTTTACATGCAAAGTACTTCGAGGACCTGCAACATTTTCTCACAGCCCTCTTTGGAAATGACATGATGTTATCGTTTGCTTCGCTACACAGTCCCCAGTTTCAGTAATGAAAAGCAATAAAAGTGTTCAAGGATAAGAGTGACTCAGTCTCACTGTGATTGATTGGAGGACGGTAATAATGCACGGCTCAGGAGGAGAGCAGAAAATGCAGACTTTAAGTGGtggtatttgttttgtttatggaccaatctctccttctcctcccctcctgtatctgtctgtctgtcttgtaTACTTTGAAAGGCTTGGCTGACTGAAATACATGAGTATGCCCAGAAGGATGTGGTCATCATGTTGCTCGGCAACAAGGTGAGCAAAGCTTCCTTTTCTTGCGTTACACAAAAAAAGATCAGGAGGATAACTGGTCTCTTAGCACAATTTTAACACGCTCTTATCACACTCAGGCAGACATGTGAATGCTTAAGAGCCAGAAAACGCTTCTACCATGCAGCACATGCATGAATGCAAACTCTCAGTCGCTTAACATTTACAAGTGAGACGCAGtcttaaatgtgtttgtgtgtcttcatTGATTTATGTTTTGGTCTGTGAGGAGAATTTCCCTGCGGTGAAAATAAAGTCGGTCCATCCATTTACAGAATCGTCCACATCAACACATTAATTTCTTACCCATTACCCAGTGTTATTTGATCATTATGACTGAGGATACAAACAAAGCCCACCACAGAAATGACTTATCACTTCGCTTCAAGCTTCCCTTGCACGTAACCATTTCCTTCCCATTGCTGCtggtgatgaaaatgaaaatgttatgtCTCATTGCAACCAGCAGTCACAGCTGATATATTTCTAAGCTCCCTCTGGTGGCTCAGAGAGGACTCAACCTTCTCCAGGGTCAGAGatgtcacacagcagcagctcagatcATTTGCTGTGAGAGCAGCAGGACTGCCGGCATCAGTCTATGGGAGTGCTGCTCTTTTTCTAGAGGTGGAGTTTCTGACATCTCATCAGTCTGGAGGAGCTCTGGCACAGAGGCTGGCGGCAGAGATGAGGACGTGCCAGTTGACACGATGGTGCATCAGCTGTAGCTAATGGCGTGGTGAAACTGTGACCCTTCACCTCCGCTGTGAtgacttgttttctctctctgctgtcttaCAGTCAGACATGGCTGCAGAGAGGGTCGTGAAGACGGAGGACGGAGAGAAGCTGGCAAAGGTAATGTATGATGGCTCCATGGGGTCATATTCTCAACAGGAGACACTCCACTCACTCCTCTAATGTTTTTCCATCATAGGAATATGGTGTACCATTTATGGAGACGAGTGCGAAGACAGGAGTCAATGTGGAGCTGGCCTTTCTCGCTATAGCAAAGTAAGTCCTAAAGCtgcatgaatcaatatttttatattagcaGTGGATGAAGTGACTAAGTGTAATGTATAAGATGTAGCTCAGAGTCACCACCTGACTCTGCAGTTCTCTTCAGCTCTGCAGAGCATTTCTTTAAGCTCTTAGTTTTGGCTTTCCAGTCCAAactgttactgtttttgttcactctcactgctgtcaTCATTGTTTCCAGCATCAGCAGAGAGCTCATGCAGACAGTCAAAAGTAGGGACTAGCTGCTAAACACAGTGGAGAATAGCAGCTAAAAGATATTTCCGTTTGGAGGTGGTAgggaccaaaaacagagctaaaagagaatAAATATTGGACTGACATTTATCAAAAGGCCAGAAAAACAACTCcaaatcaatgctaacattactgtgtctgctggatgtgtaaagagGCAACTGTAGGCTACAAAGTTACAGTAAGATGGGTGTATTatgtcagttttgtgttttggaTTTAGGCGCTTTCATGCggccaaaaaaaatgttaatgcaGGTTGAAGAGTTTCATGATCAGATGCTAATTTACCCTGCAATTAATAAACATGATTAGATGCTAATTTACCCTGCAATTAATAAACATGTGTAGCTGTCTTGCTCCCCCTGTGAGTTCCCCAGCACAGACGCACAGATTCAGCACTTCATCTAAATGCCATACTTTTATTTTCTGCGGCCcagcacacaacaacaacaaaatcagtccACAATATGTGCCTGTGGCTGCTACAGCTCCACCAGTACATCTGGTGTCGTCGTCGACGTCTTTCACTCCATTCAGTCTTAAACTAAAACCTCAGGCAGTGTCCTTCTCCTCGGTCTGGGCTGCACTCATCTGAGGGCCAGCACACTGCTGCATGAAAAAGGAAgagctgtgtttacatgccCTCCTGCACAAAGTGAGGGCCTTAAATTAGTGGTGGGTGGTACCACAAAATTCGGTCTGATACCAAGTGATACAGGGCCAGAATCACCAATATTGATACTGATACCCTTAATGATTAAAAGCAGCATATGTACTTTCCTGTAAAGGTGAGCAGTGTGTCGTGATTTATGAGGTGAATAATCAGTAACAGCTAATAATGACTacttacagtttgaaaatgtaaaatttacCACTGCTGAAGATCTGATTTGACTAAAATAGTTTCACGACAATATACGTGGATATTCCTCCTCTGAGCCTCTGAAAAGACAGTTGACTCTTGTCTCGTCTGTGTGTCAGGGGTCTGGATGCTGACacatttccctcctcctccgttgttttgtgtcacagcACCAAGGTCTCTTACTCATGCtttttaactctttttttttcgtTCAGCCATCTCTGCAATTATGAATCGGATTAAACTAGTCACGATGTGCACTGCAGTGCAACACATATATGTTGTTTGAGtgcacacaaaatgacaacaacaacaggggtgtaaatatagacagtgcaggccctggggtggaggggcctgtAGAGAGAACAGGCCCTTGCAGGTGATTCAGATTGGCACCTTGGAAATATTCCTGTATTCAAAGTTAAATGATAAcaaaaagattattattaatttaaatatggtaccatttgctatatatgttctcaaaaaggcaaaaacatcTGTCATggttctctgttttctttttattgtttcaaaAATGCTTTTTTCTATATAAgctataaaaactaaaaatatactataaaaactattcaattaagTAATGAaattcttactttctttgatatttttgtcagatatgaaTTGACGACTGCTGGGAAATCTGTAAGTCGATGTTGTACAATGTCAAGCCTTTATTTGTCAAGACACTACATGCAGGATAGCGTGCACTAGGGCCTGTCGTAACTTCCTTATGCAGCTGGTGGAGAAGCAAAGAGTACATGCAGTTggcgtgtctgtgacaacaGAGCACTGTTTACACATGCAGTTATAGTCTTGAAATACAAATTTGTACAATGTTGAGGAGAGAAACTGATCTCTCTTTTGGTATCAGTGCTGTTGGcaacttcaaaatgaaaacatagtatCTGTATTATCAATATTTTGGTATTGATCCACCCACCCCAACCATAAGTAACTTTTTTAAACTTGTGTGGATGAATTTGACTGTCCTGCACAGAGCCCTTACCTCAGTCCTATATAACATAGCAAGGATAAACTTGAATGCTGACTTTGAGTTAGACAACCTTTATtatcaaaacaacacaaaaaatgaTCAACCACAAACTGGAGATGGACTCACTAAGAAGACTCTCAGACTCAGATGAAAGTTCAGGGTTTTTAATCAGGCCAAGGTCAGTACAAGGGTCAGTCACACAGGCAAAAGTATCTGAAAAGAACTTGCAAAAAgggtcaaaaacacacacagagggaacacTAGGGAAACAATAGAACTCTTACTCAAGGGTCAAGACGATCTGGTAACAAACAAGGGGAAGACAGGGGCTTATATCAACTTAAACAagggagacaatgagacacaggtgaaacacattggGGCGGGGCAAGGAATCACAAAGGAGGGAAACTTGACAGGATGTTGGATCTGCAACGAGATGAGACAGtagttattaaaataaaacagaaaacacagggaTGTTAAATGAACATGAATCTAGGTAACTTGACGGACCATGACAAAAAAATGGCgaaaaaagtttttcaaaaatCTGTTTGGAGCCACAATACATATTTGTGCCTTATAGTAACGGcaacatatttaatttaatttaaattagcCTATAAACATTCccaataggtctaaatgagcatttattaatatgttttacaaaAAAGTAGCTACTCTACAGAGGGCTATTTATGGTTATTTGGCACTTAACATGCTGGTCTTCTGTGGCAGCACTTCTATATAGCTTTGCTTTATATTCAAAGTTCAGTCTTTTTGGACTGATATCTGCAGCATTATGTCAGAGGTCATGAACACTGATCAAGCCAGAGCCTCTGCTCATTATTCTCGGAATATCTGAGACCTTCAGAAAGCTTAATGCCACACAGCAGAGTTTTCTCTCTTATCCCCTCATAACGGCAAAGAAATTAATTCTCATTTTATGGAACTGTCCCTACCTCTGAGATTTAACTAACACACTCCATTTGGAAAGGATAAGATGTGCCCTGAAAGATGGGCTCCAACAATTCAATAAAACCTGGAAACCCCTCATATCATACCTTGAAGCCACAAACCTAGCACAGCAGTCCAAACCGCAGCACACACTGTACAACAACTGAGATGACTGAAGATTGATGGGTCTCTGTGggtggagggaggtgggaggagTGGAGAAGTGGTGTGGGTATGGGAGGGTAGGCCTGTGATTATGGGGAAAATGGTCAGCTTGCTTGCaattgcactttattttttactaccTTATTCAGTCTTACCTTTGTGCCTATTACAACATTTGATTTCCTTTAAATCTCAGAGTGTCAGGCACAACGGTAATGTTCAGAAACATTAGCCTTAAATGTAGATGTGGAAGCCATCTGCTCAATaaaagatatataaaaaaaacaacattttcctttttggttttggaatCAAAAGCTAGCCTCACTCAGGAGACATAAGACTAGCCATCGCTATTCATATTCTGCAAAGTTTAGGAAAAGGTCCCAGACAGTGGACGTATGAGGTACATAGTTGGCGAGATGTTACACATTTATACAAGtggaaaatgtaagaattaTTTTAGGGCTactaaaatgataaatgaaaattgcgtgttaaaaaataacacattcatTTCCATAACATTTTCGGTCAAATCTACAGGTAGCCACCGGAGAAGAGCGTTGCCTACCCTTGAGTCAAACTTTAATAGgactgcccccgactaagaattttcctagtcaaccaattGTCAcgatttagggccattagtcaactagtcacctacatgtttacaatattaatttaattattagatgatatattttgggcggggcaacacaatggtttgagttgaaggtgtgagaaagaatagtatcagtaacattgttaacactgtgctacattacagagaaatacaaaaccgtactaatgaaccttcattaatataggcctatattttatctacaagtgcacgtcacacactgagcgagccgcctgttaatgacgctgtgggctaatgggcatgtagctacttccatgtttcagatgatacgttatgtttgtagtcgaccaatgaagatgagtttacatatcaccttgggttcgtccttcaccttctcaaaatgatcccacactttggatttcctgcccgacatgttattaactagcctgtggaataaccgcaggtaccagccctggaaattaacctgactcctgtctgactgctgagcgtggacacttcctgtgtctgtcctgtcaaactaaattcccacatggtccagtcacataggctttgatttattttgacgtttcacgttttcttttttgttttgttttgtttttctactaCTAAgagaccaatgaaatcttgccgactaatgacctttctggtcgactatgGTTTGGTCAACTAAGGCAACCCTTGACTCTATTGCCTGACATCAGAGCCCAGCCTCACAATAACACTCTTGTTGTTAGGTTTTGGTTTCTGGCTGCACCCCAAAGCAGAGACCAACGTAGGTGTATGGAAACAAAAGAGTTTATTGGTGAAGGACAAAGAAAATTGCAGGTAGTGGAGGCAGGGAGATGGCTGGCTAGGGGATTGTCCACCAGTGGACAGAGGTGACATGAGGGCTGAGCACATGTAAAAACACTCCGGTACTGTAAACGTTGAGACTGGCAATTGTGTGGATCATGGCAGCCTTTGGAAAACAGGGCAAAAATACAAGTAATCACAGAAATGTCACAGGGCACAAAAAACTCAAGGAAGAAATCACTAGAGAAGCAACACTGGAAGAGAGTACACTTGGCATTACAGACACAGATGGAATTACCTGGAAGAGCAGTGGAATGAAGACCGGGTATATGTAGTTGATGAGCCGAGTGGAAACAGGTGTGCCTCATCAGCTGCAGTGGGAAGAGCCAGCCACGCCCCCTGCCACACACAAGCCTGGCAGGAAACAGAAACAGCGAGAGAATGAGAGAAAACCTGTGCAGTTAAGCTGATTTATTAATGTCTGTAGTCTTAGAATAAAACGCTCAACAGTCACATATGGGTGGGGATGCCTGGGTGTCCACTAACTTTTGGCCATTTCATTCTAGTATTCAATGTAGTACAAGTTAACACAATGCGTGAAGTGTGTAGCTACTTAAATATCCCTGAAGGAaggaggtatttttattttagatgtgATTGGTTAATCAGTTTGTGTCTTTATTCTGAGCTCTAAATCAAGGTCTGTTCACATTGTGGTTATAAAATGCTTCAAAGACACGACAGGTGGCAAGTCTGTAGAGTAGACCTTTCTCTACACCCCGCCACCCACCTAAATGAGAGAAAACGACAATGAGTAAAGGAAATTAacagcaaagaaagaaagaaagaaagaaagaaagaaagaaagaaagcgaGTACGCTTCTCACAGAGAAGTTATTTGCACTTTTCTCATTTCCAGACTCATTCTACAAGTGATccccaaaacaaatattttacgCTTCAAAGGCTACATCTTCTTTTATGTAGTTCTTGGCGGTAAGAAAATTAATGTTTCTACAGATGGTATTAAAAGTGCACCTTTCTCTGCTCGTAGTAGAAAAACCAAAATTAATTTCCAGTTGAATTGGGGTCGTGCCTCTGGAGCATGACCTCGTAGTCTTCCTCTGAGGTTCCACATAAAGGGTTTGTATTTTAATCTGCTTCATGCACACAGACTTActctgctcttcttctctggGTGTTTTTATACTTTTCTTTGACTTGACGTCAACACTCACGAGCCTCCCTCTGATTTCTGCTACTAATACACTCTAATGGTTTTTGGCTAATTTCTTGTTTGTTCCTGTTGACTCGTTATAATGGCATTCTGAATGTTTGAGGCTCCCTGTAGATCTTAACATTAACTGTGTAATTTCTACCTTTGACTGACTTCCTTGCGCACACACACCTTTTCTTATTAAAACGGATTGATAATGACTGATTGTGCAGCACGTTCCCAGAGCTGTGGAAGAAAGTGATGTGGGTGATTTGCTATCTTCATGTGTATTTCAAGTGCAAGTTAGATTAAGTGATTCATGCCAGAGGCATTTTGATTAAATCTGAGTACAGATAGATGTTTCTCTCCCTCGCTCGCTTGCTGTTTTATTCCTCTTCCCTTCTCATTTTCTTGATTTGCTCACCCTGTCTGTGCTCCATCCCACACATCCACCCCCTCTGTTTCTAACTTCCTGTGTCTCTCTCCATCAGGGAGCTGAAGCACAGAGCGACACAGCAGCCAAACGAGCCCAAGTTCCAGATACACGACTACATCGAGTCTCAGAAGCAAAAGTCTGGCTGCTGCGGCCATATGTAGCTGATCCTGATtaccaggcagagagagacacacagagagagatggagagagggagttAGGAGTGGGAATgaggtaaacaaaaaaaaataaaaaaaataacaagaagTCTGCTGTCTTATGAAAAGCCAATCCCAATAACAAGAAGTCTGCTGTCTTATGAAAAGCCAATCCCAGCACCAAATCTGAGAAGCGGACGACCTCGTCTTCTCCACTGAGCCTTTAGCTTGAATGGAAATCTGGATTGGCTGCCATCCCTTTTCTGAAATGTGAATTTAAAGCTCTTTTATGTCATGCGTAGAAATGTTTGTGGTCTTTGTGGTGACAGTTGTATCAAACTACAAGTCAGGAGTTACAATCTGAAATGCTATATCCATCTGCAGGGACTAACAGAAAACATTTGTCATTCTACTCTCATAGCTGCAAACTCAAAATCCCTCAGTGTTGGATTCAAGATATGGTTCCCTTGTGATTTGTGTAGATCCAGAGTTTTTTTATTATATGGGTGAGGAAGCATCTGTGCTTTGCCTGGGCAGAAATATTGCACTCAAAACTACTCCCTCAAAGTCTGCTTGAATCCACAGTGTCAGTACCAAATATCTAAATATCTTGTTCAGCTCTGAATAAAGTACAATTATCAGCAGGCCAAAGGCTGAGAGGCATTTCCAGCGTCATTTCTCAGCACTTGCTAACACTGCCAGCAGGGATCAgtatcaagcagcaacctccagggctgaaaattgCAGTCTCCCATGAATGCCACTCAGCCTTGCGTCCTATTTTCCCCTGTGGCCACTcgtggtattgcagcaaaaaaattaaaagacacaTCTATAAAATTGTtgacaccttgaactgcaaacaaggtcaattatgacctTTTTGATTaggaatttttgatccatgatggttttatatttgtaaaacttttcgAGCCAAAAAAAGCGAttaaaagagattaaaaaactgcacattttggTGAGCTGCACATCATGGAAGTCaacccagaagctagaaacttttctTGAACAATTATCATTGGACTGGATAGGCACCATCTCTGGGTCCTGTATCTAGTCATTATgagaaaatgaagccaacgcagaagttccaaaaactgcacttccttgaagctggctccaacagcgagtcaatccccataaaccccaatgttaaaatgccagaaaaaaacatgattacagcctggtacaaaaaattgTTTTGGCCTCT from Epinephelus moara isolate mb chromosome 18, YSFRI_EMoa_1.0, whole genome shotgun sequence harbors:
- the zgc:112183 gene encoding ras-related protein Rab-37; translated protein: MSTRKTSLTDKQAKNGTSKYVLERCASINEYYDIAFKVMLLGDSSVGKTCVLVRFKDGAFLGGNFIATVGIDFRNKVVDVDNLKVKLQIWDTAGQERFRSVTHAYYRDAQALLLLYDITSKMSFDNIRAWLTEIHEYAQKDVVIMLLGNKSDMAAERVVKTEDGEKLAKEYGVPFMETSAKTGVNVELAFLAIAKELKHRATQQPNEPKFQIHDYIESQKQKSGCCGHM